In Nerophis lumbriciformis linkage group LG12, RoL_Nlum_v2.1, whole genome shotgun sequence, a single genomic region encodes these proteins:
- the tmc1 gene encoding transmembrane channel-like protein 1 — MKNERVKQKVEHVEEVEDKKAKRKHKDESAKKEERKKNDWKHEVKEKTKDVKKKKHKKIIETSSEQETSEEDTSEEDDSDEEDLSPQSLTAEDLQELKEEVDDRKKLIQSLRGKPWPMKKKLSTLRESQDFVEKYEGALGKGKGRKFYAYKVMMSKKWMKFQRDFENFKTACIPWEMKIKEIESHFGSSVASYFIFLRWMYGINMILFGLTFGLVMVPEALMGRPYGSIPRKTVPRAEEGGAMNFAVLWDFGGYAQYSVLFYGYYNDQRSIGWLKFRMPLSYFLVGVGTVAYSYMVVIRTMARNANETGVGDDNSFNFSWKTFTSWDYLIGNAETADNKFASITTSFKEAILEEQESQKDDNIHLTRFLRVMANFLVLCCLAGSGYLIYFVVRRSQKFALDGLDNHSWWERNEVNMIMSLLGMFCPMLFDIISTLENYHPRVALQWQLGRIFALFLGNLYTFIIALMDEINLKREEEKIVKFNITLWEASLYNGTLSENSTVPPVVDPADVPRGPCWETMVGQEFVRLIISDTITTYTTLLIGDFLRAVLVRFFNYCWCWDLEAGFPSYSEFDVSGNVLGLIFNQGMIWMGAFYAPCLPALNVLRLHVSMYLQCWAVMCCNVPQERVFKASGSNNFYMAMLLVILFLSTLPAMYTIVTIPPSFDCGPFSGKNRMFDVIHETLESDFPAWFGKVFSYASNPGLVLPFMLLMVLSIYYLQSTSKSYKAANIELKKKLQTQNEENKKKNKLAALKAAMDLEEARQAAEKNKDNKALLQDHENGERNHSRGQRSHCGKNGRNSPAVKDKVRPATTAPASRSYRHSNDGATRYLPGFPGQSDQKVHRVPSLQRH, encoded by the exons ATGAAAAATGAAAGAGTAAAACAAAAGGTAGAGCACGTGGAAGAAGTTGAGGATAAAAAAGCCAAGAGGAAGCACAAAGATGAAAGTGCCAAAaaagaagagagaaaaaagaatgaCTGGAAACATGaagtgaaagaaaaaacaaaggatgtgaagaaaaaaaagcacaagaaaataattgAAACAAG TTCAGAGCAGGAGACAAGTGAAGAAGACACCAGCGAGGAGGACGACAGTGACGAGGAAGACTTGAGTCCACAGTCACTGACGGCTGAGGATCTGCAGGAGCTTAAAGAGGAAGTGGACGACAGGAAGAAACTGATCCAAAGTCTTCGGGGGAAGCCTTGGCCCATGAAAAAGAAGCTGTCAACTTTACG GGAGTCTCAGGACTTTGTGGAGAAGTATGAAGGAGCTTTGGGCAAAGGGAAAGGTAGAAAGTTCTACGCTTACAAGGTCATGATGAGCAAG aaatgGATGAAGTTTCAACGGGATTTTGAAAACTTCAAAACGGCATGCATCCCCTGGGAGATGAAAATCAAGGAGATTGAAA GTCACTTTGGCTCCTCTGTTGCCTCCTACTTCATCTTCTTGCGGTGGATGTACGGCATCAACATGATCTTGTTTGGTCTGACCTTTGGCCTGGTCATGGTGCCAGAG GCATTGATGGGGAGGCCCTATGGCAGCATCCCAAGAAAGACTGTCCCCAGGGCTGAGGAAGGGGGTGCAATGAACTTTGCTGTCCTGTGGGACTTTGGG GGTTACGCCCAGTACTCTGTCCTCTTCTACGGTTACTACAATGATCAGCGTTCCATCGGCTGGCTCAAGTTCCGTATGCCTCTGTCTTATTTCTTGGTTGGAGTGGGCACAGTGGCCTACAGCTACATGGTGGTGATCAGAAC GATGGCTCGTAATGCAAACGAGACCGGAGTTGGAGACGACAACAGCTTTAATTTCAGCTGGAAAACGTTCACAAGCTGGGACTACCTGATAGGGAACGCAGAAACTGCGGATAATAAATTTGCCTCCATCACTACCAGTTTTAAG GAAGCCATCTTAGAAGAGCAAGAGAGTCAAAAGGATGACAACATTCATTTGACTCGCTTCCTGCGGGTGATGGCCAACTTCCTGGTCTTGTGCTGCTTAGCAGGAAGTGGATACCTTATTTACTTTGTTGTGCGGCGCTCTCAGAAGTTTGCCCTGGATGGACTGGACAACCACAGCTGGTGGGAACGGAATGAG GTAAATATGATCATGTCATTACTCGGGATGTTTTGTCCCATGCTGTTTGACATCATTAGCACTTTGGAAAACTACCACCCTCGAGTCGCCCTGCAGTGGCAGCTGGGCCGCATCTTTGCCCTCTTCTTGGGAAACCTCTACACCTTCATCATTGCACTCATGGATGAGATCAACCTCAAA AGGGAGGAGGAAAAAATAGTCAAGTTCAACATAACTCTGTGGGAAGCAAGTCTTTACAATGGCACCCTCTCGGAAAACAGTACCGTGCCACCTGTTGTGGATCCTGCTGATGTGCCTCGCGGACCGTGCTGGGAGACCATGGTGGGACAG GAGTTTGTGCGACTCATCATATCTGATACCATAACAACCTACACCACGCTGCTTATTGGTGATTTCCTGAGAGCTGTGCTCGTTCGTTTTTTCAACTACTGCTGGTGCTGGGACCTGGAGGCTGGATTT CCGTCATACTCTGAGTTtgatgtgagtgggaatgttctTGGCTTGATCTTCAATCAAGGAATGATATG GATGGGCGCCTTCTATGCTCCTTGCCTGCCCGCTTTGAATGTCCTCCGCCTCCACGTGTccatgtaccttcagtgctgggCCGTCATGTGCTGTAACGTGCCGCAGGAAAGAGTTTTCAAGGCGTCCGGCTCAAACAACTTCTACATGGCCATGTTATTGGTCATCCTCTTCCTTTCCACCCTACCTGCAATGTACACCATTGTCACAATCCCTCCGTCTTTTGATTGCGGACCCTTCAG TGGCAAGAATCGTATGTTTGATGTGATCCATGAGACTCTGGAGTCAGACTTCCCAGCCTGGTTTGGAAAAGTGTTTAGTTATGCCTCCAATCCTGGACTGGTGCTGCCCTTCATGTTGCTCATGGT GCTGTCCATTTATTACTTGCAGTCCACGTCTAAAAGCTACAAGGCAGCAAACATTGAACTGAAGAAAAAACTACAGACG CAAAATGAAGAGAACAAGAAAAAGAATAAGCTTGCTGCATTGAAGGCTGCAATGGATTTGGAAGAGGCCAGGCAAGCTGCAGAAAAAAACAAGGACAACAAAGCCTTACTGCAAGACCATGAAA ACGGGGAGAGAAACCACAGCagaggtcagaggtcacattgTGGCAAGAATGGACGCAACTCTCCTGCTGTCAAAGACAAAGTGCGTCCGGCCACCACAGCCCCTGCATCCAGGAGTTACCGCCATAGCAACGATGGGGCTACTAGGTACCTGCCCGGCTTCCCTGGGCAAAGTGATCAGAAGGTGCACAGGGTGCCAAGCCTGCAGAGACACTGA